A single region of the Thermoanaerobaculia bacterium genome encodes:
- a CDS encoding 3-deoxy-D-manno-octulosonic acid transferase translates to MSALALLAAGPFLLLLRRRHYLPTLRGRLGGGRPAPPPPHDARPEAGTGSPGRFWIHAVSVGEAALAGTLAAKLPPELPLLLTTITPTGQAQASAAAARLGDRAAVAYLPFELGFAIRRFFRRFSPASLVLVEGDFWPLLLRAVRRRGIPTAVVNGRVSDRSFVRLQRFRALALPLFFAPIDRFGVQTAVDAERLIALGVPAGRVTVTGNLKFDSPEPPGNPELARRLERLAAGRPILVAGSTMEGEEEQVLAAFRGLADGDRTAGDRAMLVLAPRHPERFAAVALRVAAEAPGAVRRSGPDRERPPVFLLDSIGELAATYRLATAAFVGGTLQPTGGHNPIEAARFGVPVAVGPSMTNFREIAELFDRTGGWARVASAEELGRLWAAWLADPTAARAIGARGQALVAANAGALARTLELLAPLVAAASGKSTLAPAAATSPAPAQQRPARG, encoded by the coding sequence GTGTCCGCCCTGGCCCTCCTCGCGGCCGGCCCCTTTCTGCTCCTCCTGCGCCGCCGCCACTACCTGCCGACGCTTCGGGGGAGGCTCGGGGGCGGCCGGCCGGCCCCGCCGCCGCCCCACGACGCCCGGCCCGAGGCGGGGACGGGAAGTCCGGGAAGGTTCTGGATCCATGCCGTCTCCGTGGGCGAAGCAGCGCTCGCCGGAACGCTGGCGGCGAAACTCCCGCCCGAGCTGCCGCTGCTGCTGACCACGATCACTCCAACCGGCCAGGCGCAGGCGAGCGCGGCGGCGGCGCGCCTCGGCGACCGCGCCGCCGTCGCCTACCTCCCGTTCGAGCTCGGCTTCGCCATCCGCCGCTTCTTCCGCCGCTTCTCCCCCGCCTCGCTGGTGCTGGTCGAGGGCGACTTCTGGCCGCTCCTGCTGCGCGCCGTTCGCCGGCGGGGGATCCCGACCGCGGTCGTCAACGGCCGGGTGAGCGACCGGAGCTTCGTCCGTCTGCAGCGCTTCCGCGCCCTGGCGCTGCCGCTCTTCTTCGCCCCGATCGATCGGTTCGGCGTCCAGACCGCAGTCGACGCCGAGCGCCTGATCGCGCTCGGCGTCCCCGCCGGTCGCGTCACCGTCACCGGCAATCTCAAGTTCGACTCCCCGGAGCCACCGGGAAACCCCGAGCTCGCCCGGCGGCTCGAGCGCCTCGCCGCTGGCCGGCCGATTCTCGTCGCCGGCTCGACCATGGAGGGCGAGGAGGAGCAGGTACTCGCGGCTTTCCGCGGACTCGCCGACGGCGACCGGACGGCCGGCGATCGCGCGATGCTGGTCCTCGCACCACGGCATCCGGAGCGCTTTGCCGCCGTCGCGCTGCGCGTCGCCGCGGAAGCCCCCGGCGCCGTTCGGCGTAGCGGCCCCGACCGCGAGCGCCCGCCGGTCTTCCTCCTCGACTCGATCGGCGAGCTCGCCGCCACTTACCGGCTGGCCACCGCCGCTTTCGTCGGCGGCACGCTCCAGCCGACCGGCGGACACAATCCGATCGAGGCGGCACGCTTCGGGGTACCGGTGGCCGTCGGGCCTTCGATGACCAACTTCCGCGAGATTGCCGAGCTCTTCGACCGGACCGGCGGCTGGGCCCGCGTCGCCTCGGCGGAGGAGCTGGGCAGGCTCTGGGCGGCCTGGCTCGCCGATCCCACCGCGGCGCGGGCGATCGGAGCGCGCGGGCAGGCGCTCGTCGCGGCGAATGCCGGCGCGCTCGCGCGGACGCTCGAGCTCCTCGCGCCGCTCGTCGCGGCGGCCTCCGGGAAATCGACGCTCGCGCCGGCGGCGGCGACATCGCCGGCCCCAGCGCAGCAGCGGCCGGCCCGGGGATGA
- a CDS encoding RNA polymerase sigma factor: MPELVYSQNRERLKLAERSDRELLCLLQADDELALAELVARKTRALLQVTARIVRDEEEARDVVQVAFLKIWESRAKYDTRWSPNTWIYRIATNLAIDHWRSRRSRDQAGEPMRFHLLRAAESHPTGAMAELKEAEVERIFIELAAELTEKQRLIFLLRETEGLDSSEVAAIAGCEESTVRNHLFNARKILRQKLVERYPEYARAAVSGASGGSAGSSPETREPRR; encoded by the coding sequence ATGCCAGAGTTGGTCTACTCCCAGAATCGCGAACGACTGAAGCTCGCCGAGCGGAGCGATCGGGAACTGCTCTGCCTGCTCCAGGCGGACGACGAACTGGCGCTGGCCGAGCTCGTGGCCAGGAAGACCCGGGCGCTCCTTCAGGTGACCGCCCGCATCGTCCGCGACGAGGAAGAGGCTCGCGACGTCGTGCAGGTCGCGTTCCTGAAGATCTGGGAGAGCCGCGCGAAGTACGACACGCGCTGGAGCCCGAATACCTGGATCTATCGCATCGCCACCAACCTGGCGATCGATCACTGGCGCTCGCGCCGGTCGCGCGACCAGGCCGGCGAGCCGATGCGCTTTCACCTCCTGCGGGCTGCCGAAAGCCACCCGACCGGGGCCATGGCCGAGCTCAAGGAGGCCGAGGTCGAGCGCATCTTCATCGAGCTCGCGGCCGAGTTGACCGAGAAGCAACGCCTGATCTTCCTGCTTCGCGAGACCGAAGGGCTGGACTCGAGCGAAGTGGCGGCGATCGCCGGCTGTGAGGAGTCCACCGTACGCAACCACCTGTTCAACGCTCGCAAGATCCTGCGCCAGAAGCTCGTCGAGCGTTATCCGGAGTATGCCCGCGCCGCGGTTTCTGGAGCCAGCGGAGGCAGCGCCGGCAGCTCGCCCGAGACCAGGGAGCCCCGCCGATGA
- a CDS encoding citrate transporter, producing MEVAGIPLEFLLFALTLLGVALFHHKTLQVAVTGLSVITLYKIVFAGFKEGTGLAGFVSHLGHEWVVIFNLLGLLLGFALLARHFEESDVPKVLPRYLPDDWKGAFVLLVLVFVLSSFLDNIAAALIGGAMAHTLFDKKVHIGYIAALVAASNAGGSGSVVGDTTTTMMWIHGVPPSAVFHAYVAAGLALVVFGIPAALQQHKYSPILKDASPNARIDWTRVGIVAFILVSAISTNVFINVKYTEHADSFPFIGVAVCLAILLTAPIRKPEWSLLPGALKGACFLLSLVLAATMMPVEKLPAAAWQTAFGLGFLSAVFDNIPLTALALAQGGYDWGMLAYAVGFGGSMIWFGSSAGVAISSMYPEARSVGSWLKNGWHVSVAYIAGFLLLLLTLGWRPHA from the coding sequence ATCGAGGTCGCAGGGATTCCGCTCGAGTTCCTTCTCTTTGCCCTCACTCTGCTCGGGGTCGCGCTGTTCCATCACAAGACCCTCCAAGTGGCGGTCACGGGTCTGTCGGTGATCACCCTCTACAAGATCGTCTTCGCGGGGTTCAAGGAGGGCACCGGCCTTGCCGGCTTCGTCTCGCATCTCGGGCACGAATGGGTGGTGATCTTCAACCTCCTCGGCCTGCTCCTCGGGTTTGCCCTGCTCGCGCGCCACTTCGAAGAGAGCGATGTCCCCAAAGTCCTGCCGCGCTACCTACCTGACGACTGGAAGGGGGCGTTCGTCCTCCTGGTGCTGGTCTTCGTCCTGTCGTCGTTCCTCGACAACATCGCCGCGGCATTGATCGGCGGTGCGATGGCCCACACCCTGTTCGACAAGAAGGTGCACATTGGCTACATCGCGGCGCTCGTCGCGGCGTCGAACGCCGGCGGCTCGGGGAGCGTCGTCGGCGACACCACCACCACGATGATGTGGATCCACGGTGTGCCGCCTTCGGCCGTCTTCCACGCCTACGTCGCCGCCGGGCTGGCTCTGGTCGTCTTCGGCATCCCGGCCGCGCTGCAGCAGCACAAGTACTCGCCGATCCTGAAGGACGCTTCGCCGAATGCCCGGATCGACTGGACGCGGGTGGGGATCGTTGCCTTCATTCTCGTGTCGGCGATCTCGACCAACGTCTTCATCAACGTCAAGTACACCGAGCACGCCGACAGCTTCCCGTTCATCGGCGTCGCGGTCTGCCTGGCGATCCTCCTCACCGCGCCGATTCGCAAGCCCGAATGGTCGCTCCTGCCGGGCGCCCTCAAGGGGGCGTGTTTTCTCCTCTCGCTGGTCCTCGCCGCGACCATGATGCCGGTCGAAAAACTCCCTGCGGCGGCCTGGCAGACGGCGTTCGGACTCGGCTTCCTTTCGGCGGTTTTCGACAACATTCCGTTGACCGCGCTGGCGCTCGCCCAGGGCGGCTACGACTGGGGGATGCTCGCCTATGCCGTGGGCTTCGGCGGCTCGATGATCTGGTTCGGCTCTTCGGCCGGCGTCGCGATCTCGAGCATGTATCCGGAGGCGCGGTCGGTCGGGTCCTGGTTGAAGAACGGCTGGCACGTCTCCGTCGCCTACATCGCCGGTTTCCTCCTGCTCCTCCTCACCCTCGGCTGGCGGCCGCACGCCTGA
- the lpxK gene encoding tetraacyldisaccharide 4'-kinase, whose protein sequence is MTTLSLAAPPPPRSPWQLLYGALLARRRRRAAATAERLPVPVVSLGNLHWGGGGKTPFTAAVAADLQARGLAVAIVSRGYRRASRGPLVVSLGGGPRIPWSAAGDEPFLLAELLPGVAVAVGEQRVAAARLLLRELPQTPDLFLLDDGFSHVALARDIELLLFPAADPFAGGRLAPAGRLREPLGAARHADAVVLTGCPAPEMPTAGAHLARALARHGFSGPGFASSTASGPPRSGASGLAGAGSGSGSDLHAILPAGTRVVAFAGIARPEGFFRDAERQGVEIAARLAFPDHHAYPDESIARIEGAFRRHRAGALLTTAKDALKLRGRLSPAPAVLPILARPEPAFWEWFDERLAQARR, encoded by the coding sequence ATGACGACGTTGTCGCTCGCGGCGCCCCCTCCGCCGCGCTCCCCCTGGCAGCTCCTCTACGGCGCGCTGCTCGCCCGCCGCCGTCGTCGCGCCGCGGCGACCGCCGAACGCCTGCCGGTGCCGGTGGTGAGTCTCGGGAACCTGCACTGGGGGGGCGGCGGGAAGACTCCATTCACGGCGGCGGTCGCCGCCGACCTGCAGGCGCGCGGTCTCGCGGTGGCGATCGTCTCGCGGGGGTATCGCCGCGCGAGCCGCGGTCCGCTCGTCGTCTCCCTGGGGGGCGGGCCACGGATCCCCTGGAGCGCCGCCGGGGATGAGCCGTTCCTCCTGGCCGAGCTCCTTCCCGGGGTGGCGGTCGCCGTCGGCGAGCAGCGCGTCGCGGCGGCGCGCCTCCTGCTGCGCGAGCTGCCGCAGACGCCGGATCTCTTCCTCCTCGACGACGGTTTCTCGCACGTCGCGCTGGCCCGCGACATCGAGCTCCTCCTCTTCCCCGCCGCCGACCCGTTCGCCGGCGGGCGGCTCGCCCCGGCCGGGCGCCTGCGCGAGCCGCTCGGCGCCGCCCGTCACGCCGATGCCGTGGTGCTCACCGGCTGCCCGGCCCCCGAAATGCCCACCGCCGGCGCGCACCTGGCACGGGCGCTCGCGCGGCACGGTTTCTCCGGCCCCGGCTTCGCGAGCTCGACGGCCAGCGGTCCGCCGCGCTCGGGGGCATCCGGCCTGGCGGGAGCCGGAAGCGGCAGCGGCAGCGACCTCCACGCCATCCTCCCCGCCGGAACGCGGGTCGTCGCCTTCGCCGGCATCGCCCGGCCGGAGGGCTTCTTTCGCGATGCCGAGAGGCAGGGGGTCGAAATCGCGGCCCGGCTCGCCTTTCCCGACCACCACGCCTATCCTGACGAGAGCATCGCCCGGATCGAAGGCGCCTTCCGCCGCCATCGTGCCGGCGCCCTCCTCACCACGGCGAAGGACGCGCTCAAGCTCCGGGGGAGGCTCTCGCCGGCGCCGGCGGTGCTGCCGATCCTCGCCCGCCCGGAACCCGCCTTCTGGGAGTGGTTCGACGAACGGTTGGCCCAGGCCAGAAGATGA
- a CDS encoding DUF3014 domain-containing protein has product MAELQFDPMQEVPPTRLVAKRRPTGWMAMGVLAILVALGLWLFLRSSRPGGPPAVAPATAGAAPAPLVPAPLPEGPSPDPGLPELGQSDDFVRSLIAGLFGSPALDQWLASAEELVQQGVRAILAVSEQRSPRRFLTFLPVEGRFAASARGDGWIIAPESYRRYDRVIDLFVGLDTQQIARLVARVAPLLSRAMDENALPGTGFEAALESAIEHLSATPSPSGDLEVILGEDGIYRFADPALEALSAPQKQLLRLGARNGARVREKLRELSRAFDEG; this is encoded by the coding sequence ATGGCAGAGCTGCAGTTCGACCCCATGCAGGAGGTCCCCCCGACCCGGCTGGTTGCAAAGCGGCGGCCGACGGGCTGGATGGCGATGGGTGTCCTCGCGATCCTGGTCGCTCTCGGCCTCTGGCTGTTTCTGCGTTCGAGTCGGCCGGGAGGCCCTCCGGCGGTGGCCCCGGCGACGGCGGGTGCCGCTCCCGCCCCGCTCGTCCCTGCGCCCTTGCCCGAAGGCCCCTCGCCCGATCCCGGGCTTCCCGAGCTCGGGCAGAGCGACGACTTCGTGCGCTCGCTGATCGCGGGGCTCTTCGGCTCGCCGGCGCTCGACCAGTGGCTCGCCTCCGCCGAGGAGCTCGTCCAGCAGGGCGTGCGGGCGATCCTGGCGGTCTCGGAGCAGCGCTCCCCGCGGCGGTTCCTGACCTTCCTGCCGGTCGAAGGGCGTTTCGCGGCGAGCGCCCGCGGCGACGGCTGGATCATCGCGCCGGAGAGCTACCGCCGCTACGACCGCGTCATCGACCTTTTCGTCGGCCTCGACACCCAGCAGATTGCCCGCCTCGTCGCGAGAGTCGCCCCGCTGCTCTCGCGGGCCATGGACGAGAACGCTCTCCCCGGCACCGGGTTCGAGGCTGCTCTGGAGAGCGCCATCGAGCATCTGTCGGCGACGCCATCCCCCTCCGGGGACCTGGAGGTGATTCTCGGAGAGGACGGCATCTACCGCTTCGCCGATCCCGCACTCGAGGCGTTGAGCGCACCCCAGAAGCAGTTGCTGCGACTCGGAGCGCGCAATGGCGCCCGCGTCCGCGAGAAGCTCAGGGAGCTTTCGCGAGCGTTCGATGAGGGATGA
- the waaF gene encoding lipopolysaccharide heptosyltransferase II, with the protein MSPIPRPQRTLVVAPNWVGDCVMAEPVFRALAASGREVSVLARRSLHSLLALFPGIGRTGATLDKGADEATLAALLAGGFDEALILPNSFRAAWLLARAGIARRYGYRADFRGPLLAPAVARPRGRRPQIEDYRELLGAMGVSPPADWIPRLDLPQELRERGRERVVRAGLGTRSERDASEAPLVGLSPGAEWGASKRWPMPYWSDLARELRRRLPGMREAIFVGPKEVWLGVRVHEESGKLHPVLGPDLDLAGLAAAMAELDLLVTNDSGPMHLAAAVGVPCVALFGPTDRRRTAPAGESGAGHTVLDRNLWCSPCFRRRCPLLHHGCLRGIGVGEVASAVLGRLAASVPAADR; encoded by the coding sequence ATGAGTCCGATACCCCGGCCGCAGCGCACGCTCGTCGTCGCCCCGAACTGGGTCGGTGACTGCGTCATGGCCGAGCCGGTCTTTCGGGCCCTGGCGGCGAGCGGCCGCGAGGTCAGCGTCCTCGCGCGACGCTCGCTCCACTCCCTGCTGGCGCTGTTTCCCGGCATCGGTCGAACGGGGGCGACGCTCGACAAGGGCGCCGACGAGGCGACGCTCGCGGCCCTCCTCGCCGGCGGCTTCGACGAGGCGTTGATCCTGCCGAACTCGTTCCGTGCCGCCTGGCTGCTCGCGCGCGCCGGCATCGCCCGGCGCTACGGCTACCGGGCCGACTTTCGCGGCCCGCTGCTCGCGCCGGCGGTTGCCCGGCCCCGTGGTCGCCGGCCGCAGATCGAGGACTACCGCGAGCTCCTGGGCGCGATGGGCGTGTCGCCGCCGGCCGACTGGATCCCGCGTCTCGATCTGCCGCAGGAGCTGCGCGAACGCGGCCGGGAACGGGTGGTCCGCGCCGGACTCGGAACGCGCTCGGAACGCGACGCGAGCGAGGCCCCGCTCGTCGGCCTCTCGCCCGGGGCCGAGTGGGGTGCCTCGAAGCGCTGGCCGATGCCCTACTGGTCGGACCTGGCGCGCGAGCTCCGCCGGCGCCTCCCCGGCATGCGCGAAGCGATCTTCGTCGGTCCGAAAGAGGTCTGGCTCGGCGTGCGTGTCCACGAAGAGAGCGGCAAGCTCCATCCGGTCCTGGGGCCCGACCTCGACCTCGCGGGCCTCGCGGCGGCGATGGCCGAGCTCGATCTGCTGGTGACCAACGACTCCGGTCCGATGCACCTCGCCGCGGCGGTGGGGGTCCCTTGCGTCGCGCTCTTCGGTCCTACCGATCGCCGCCGGACAGCACCGGCGGGGGAGAGCGGCGCCGGCCACACCGTCCTCGACCGCAATCTCTGGTGCTCCCCCTGCTTCCGCCGGCGCTGCCCGCTCCTCCACCACGGCTGCCTGCGTGGCATCGGCGTCGGCGAGGTCGCGAGCGCCGTCCTGGGCCGGCTCGCGGCGTCCGTGCCTGCGGCAGATCGCTAG
- the eno gene encoding phosphopyruvate hydratase produces MFLIEEIVAREVLDSRGNPTVEVDCALAGGAVGTAQVPSGASTGSREALELRDGGTRYHGKGVVTAVDFIYDEIAPELEEMDARDQALIDRTMCDLDGTPNKARLGANGILGVSLAVAKAAAAEAGLPLYSYLGGPAATVMPVPMLNVLNGGAHADNSIDIQEFMIVPVGFPRYSEALRAGVEVYHTLKKVLKEKGLATAVGDEGGFAPNLASNREALDLLMIAIEKAGYRPGHDIALALDVAASELLEEGAPGRYALAGEGKKGLSAQDLIAIYRDWVGAYPLVSIEDGLAESDWEGWKELTRTLGSKVQLVGDDVFVTNPEILARGIAEGVANAMLVKVNQIGTLSETLTAVDMAKARGYANIISHRSGETEDTTIADLAVATRAGQIKTGAPCRSDRVAKYNRLLRIEEELDEAAIYPGAAAFPRFRA; encoded by the coding sequence ATGTTCCTGATCGAAGAAATCGTCGCGCGAGAGGTGCTCGACTCGCGGGGAAATCCGACCGTCGAAGTGGACTGCGCCCTCGCCGGGGGAGCGGTCGGCACCGCCCAGGTGCCGTCCGGCGCCTCGACCGGCAGCCGCGAAGCCCTCGAGCTGCGCGACGGCGGCACCCGCTATCACGGCAAGGGCGTGGTGACCGCTGTCGACTTCATCTACGACGAGATTGCTCCGGAGCTCGAGGAGATGGACGCCCGCGACCAGGCGCTCATCGACCGCACGATGTGCGATCTCGACGGCACGCCAAACAAGGCCCGCCTCGGCGCCAACGGCATTCTCGGCGTCTCGCTGGCGGTGGCCAAGGCGGCGGCGGCGGAGGCGGGCCTGCCGCTCTACAGCTACCTCGGCGGGCCTGCTGCCACGGTGATGCCGGTGCCGATGCTGAACGTCTTGAACGGCGGCGCCCACGCCGACAACTCGATCGACATCCAGGAGTTCATGATCGTGCCGGTCGGCTTTCCGCGCTACTCGGAGGCCCTGCGGGCCGGAGTCGAGGTCTACCACACGCTGAAGAAGGTGCTGAAGGAGAAGGGTCTCGCCACCGCGGTCGGCGACGAGGGCGGCTTCGCGCCGAACCTCGCCAGCAACCGCGAGGCGCTCGACCTGCTGATGATCGCCATCGAGAAGGCCGGCTACCGGCCGGGCCACGACATCGCCCTGGCGCTCGACGTCGCGGCCTCGGAGCTCCTGGAAGAGGGCGCGCCGGGACGCTACGCGCTCGCCGGCGAGGGCAAGAAGGGTCTCTCCGCCCAGGATCTGATCGCGATCTACCGCGACTGGGTGGGCGCCTATCCGCTGGTTTCGATCGAGGACGGGCTCGCCGAGAGCGATTGGGAGGGCTGGAAGGAGCTGACGCGCACCCTCGGCTCGAAAGTGCAGCTGGTGGGCGACGACGTCTTCGTCACCAACCCGGAGATTCTCGCCCGTGGCATCGCCGAGGGCGTCGCCAACGCCATGCTGGTGAAGGTAAATCAGATCGGGACGCTCTCGGAGACCCTCACGGCAGTCGACATGGCGAAGGCGCGCGGCTACGCCAACATCATCAGCCACCGTTCGGGCGAGACCGAGGACACGACGATCGCCGATCTCGCCGTGGCGACCCGCGCCGGGCAGATCAAGACCGGCGCCCCCTGCAGGAGCGACCGGGTGGCGAAGTACAACCGACTCCTGCGCATCGAGGAGGAGCTGGACGAAGCGGCGATCTATCCCGGCGCCGCCGCGTTCCCGCGATTTCGCGCTTGA
- a CDS encoding type II secretion system F family protein, which produces MDFVCHLGTPEGRVVRETRAAANETVLRAELERQGLKVFAIERRLGLAMPTEFLARFRRERKIPYRTLMVFNQEMAALLKAGLPLLQALNLMLERMREPNFREILTQVRDRVKGGEELSDAFGSFGAVFPPLYSATLKAGERTGELEQVLRRFIRYLKLVIDARKRVISALVYPSVLVGLSIAMLFVMAIFVMPRFTVFYDSMDMQLPLLTRITLGVSLFLRDNIVFILAGTIATVVVVRRWARTPAGALRLDRMKLRIPLLGPVLHLFSLAEYCRSLSTLLAGGMPLLPSMEISGRAVSNLHVRDRLFPTLQQVREGTALHEALDKTGIVTDLAIDMVKVGEATGSLDVMLTNIADFFDEEVELRMQRILSLVEPLMLVIMGCLVAALLISVYMPMFNAMGGIT; this is translated from the coding sequence GTGGATTTCGTCTGTCATCTCGGGACGCCCGAAGGGCGGGTGGTGCGCGAAACCCGCGCCGCCGCGAACGAGACCGTGCTGCGCGCCGAGCTCGAGCGCCAGGGCCTGAAGGTCTTCGCCATCGAGCGTCGCCTCGGCCTCGCGATGCCGACCGAATTCCTGGCGCGTTTCCGCCGGGAGCGCAAGATCCCCTATCGGACGCTCATGGTTTTCAACCAGGAGATGGCAGCGCTGCTCAAGGCGGGCCTTCCCCTCCTCCAGGCGCTCAACCTCATGCTCGAGCGCATGCGCGAGCCGAATTTCCGCGAGATCCTGACGCAGGTGCGCGACCGCGTGAAGGGCGGCGAAGAGCTCTCCGACGCCTTCGGGTCGTTCGGCGCGGTCTTTCCGCCGCTCTATTCGGCGACGCTCAAGGCCGGCGAGCGCACGGGCGAGCTCGAGCAGGTCCTGCGGCGGTTCATCCGCTACCTCAAGCTCGTCATCGACGCCCGCAAGCGCGTGATCTCGGCGCTCGTCTACCCTTCCGTGCTGGTCGGACTGTCGATCGCCATGCTCTTCGTCATGGCGATCTTCGTCATGCCGCGATTCACCGTCTTCTACGACTCGATGGACATGCAGCTGCCGCTGCTGACCCGGATCACTCTCGGGGTGTCGCTCTTCCTGCGCGACAACATCGTCTTCATCCTGGCCGGCACCATCGCCACCGTCGTGGTCGTGCGCCGCTGGGCGCGCACTCCGGCGGGCGCCCTGCGTCTCGATCGGATGAAGCTGCGCATTCCGCTCCTCGGTCCGGTGCTCCACCTGTTCTCGCTCGCCGAGTACTGCCGCTCGCTCTCGACCCTGCTCGCTGGTGGCATGCCTCTCCTGCCCTCGATGGAGATCTCGGGCCGCGCGGTGAGCAACCTCCACGTCCGTGACCGCCTCTTCCCGACGCTGCAGCAGGTGCGCGAGGGCACGGCGCTCCACGAGGCGCTCGACAAGACCGGCATCGTCACCGATCTCGCGATCGACATGGTCAAGGTCGGCGAAGCGACCGGATCGCTCGATGTCATGCTTACCAACATCGCCGACTTCTTCGACGAGGAGGTCGAGCTGCGGATGCAGCGCATCCTGTCGCTCGTCGAGCCGCTGATGCTGGTGATCATGGGCTGCCTCGTCGCCGCCCTGCTGATCTCGGTCTACATGCCGATGTTCAACGCCATGGGAGGCATCACGTGA
- a CDS encoding lysophospholipid acyltransferase family protein: protein MKNAPVRHAVEFGAFALFQGLVRALPHTASRALGGALGALAGRLDRRRRRIADTNLAAAFPELSAGERLRITRACFRHFGASFCDALSSLRFDGPELLARLELVGWENFERAAEMGRGKGTIVLGSHFGNWEVVPAAIALTVGPMSSVGRRADNPHFDRVIQRLRTRYGNRSLDKRGAVREMFRLLEKGGRLGLLVDQRVRAEEGVDVPFFDRPASTSPIVARLSQRTGAPVVLVFGEELPGGRYRVEALPPIAAPQADAESDEVALTRSYLAVLEERARQRPELWLWLHDRWKRPRP from the coding sequence ATGAAGAACGCCCCCGTCCGCCACGCCGTCGAGTTCGGCGCCTTCGCCCTCTTCCAGGGGCTGGTGCGCGCTCTGCCCCACACCGCCAGCCGGGCGCTCGGCGGAGCGCTCGGCGCGCTCGCGGGCCGGCTCGACCGCCGCCGGCGGAGGATCGCCGACACCAACCTCGCTGCCGCCTTCCCCGAGCTCTCCGCGGGAGAGCGGCTGCGGATCACGCGTGCCTGCTTCCGCCACTTCGGCGCCTCGTTCTGCGATGCGCTTTCGAGCCTGCGGTTCGACGGCCCGGAGCTCCTCGCGCGGCTCGAGCTCGTCGGCTGGGAGAACTTCGAGCGCGCCGCGGAAATGGGCCGGGGAAAGGGCACCATCGTCCTCGGGTCCCATTTCGGAAACTGGGAGGTGGTCCCCGCCGCCATCGCGCTCACCGTCGGCCCGATGAGCTCGGTCGGACGCCGCGCCGACAATCCCCATTTCGACCGCGTCATCCAGCGCCTGCGCACCCGCTACGGCAACCGTTCGCTCGACAAGCGGGGGGCGGTGCGCGAAATGTTCCGCCTGCTCGAGAAGGGCGGCCGGCTGGGGCTCCTGGTCGACCAGCGGGTGCGGGCCGAGGAGGGCGTGGACGTGCCGTTCTTCGACCGCCCGGCGTCGACCAGCCCGATCGTCGCCCGTCTGTCGCAGCGCACCGGCGCTCCCGTCGTCCTGGTCTTCGGCGAGGAGCTCCCCGGCGGGCGCTATCGCGTCGAAGCGCTGCCGCCGATCGCCGCCCCGCAGGCGGACGCCGAAAGCGACGAGGTGGCGCTCACCCGGAGCTACCTCGCCGTGCTCGAGGAGCGCGCGCGCCAGCGCCCCGAGCTCTGGCTCTGGCTGCACGACCGGTGGAAGCGCCCCCGTCCGTGA
- a CDS encoding septum formation initiator family protein — protein sequence MTDVPPLAPLPPTDEPRPHPLRSLLVAVVVFLALLLATFGLKSYRDLAAVRGRERQLTAEIAGTEERIALLKRRIESLKNDPVALDRVARESLGLVRPEDVVIVFPAPRLPAPPPITPPDPAQ from the coding sequence TTGACGGACGTCCCTCCGCTCGCTCCGCTCCCTCCGACGGACGAGCCGCGCCCGCATCCTCTCCGCTCGCTTCTCGTTGCGGTGGTGGTCTTCCTCGCCCTGCTGCTGGCGACCTTCGGCCTGAAGAGCTACCGGGATCTCGCCGCGGTGCGCGGGCGCGAGCGCCAGCTCACGGCCGAGATCGCCGGCACCGAGGAACGCATCGCTCTCCTCAAGCGCCGCATCGAGAGCCTGAAGAACGACCCGGTGGCGCTCGACCGTGTGGCCCGCGAGAGCCTCGGTCTGGTGCGGCCGGAAGATGTCGTGATCGTTTTTCCCGCGCCGCGCCTGCCCGCTCCTCCACCCATCACCCCGCCCGACCCAGCGCAGTAG